From the genome of Thermoflexus hugenholtzii, one region includes:
- a CDS encoding branched-chain amino acid ABC transporter permease encodes MKAISVRQGWLWLGRGLGGLLLLGLYLVIERGGNAYLQRLSVLFLINLMLVVSLNLFTGFTGVFSLGHIGFMALGAYTSAILTLPVTAKAANLPDLPAPLASVALPFLPALLLGGLFAALVAGLIGIPILRLSGHFVAVATLGFLIITRVVLINAEAFTRGTRTFAGVPPYTTLSWAALWAALNVYIAWRLKHSTLGLQILAARDDPWGAQGVGVAIGRVRLIAFGISAFFTGVAGGLWAHFLTAFSPNAFYFSKTFEIIVMMIVGGMGSITGSIVGTLLVMSVTELLRNLEPGVTVGTFSIGPLYGLSQIGLAVLLIFLTAFRRQGLLGDREFRLEALIERTEDWIREFRVPWKASSVREADPFMRR; translated from the coding sequence ATGAAGGCAATCTCTGTTCGGCAAGGCTGGCTCTGGCTGGGGCGCGGCCTTGGAGGCCTATTGCTACTGGGCCTTTACCTGGTGATCGAGCGGGGCGGGAACGCTTACCTGCAACGTCTGAGCGTTCTTTTCTTGATCAACCTTATGCTGGTGGTGAGCCTCAATCTCTTCACCGGGTTCACCGGGGTCTTCTCCCTGGGCCACATCGGCTTCATGGCCCTGGGCGCATATACTTCCGCCATCCTCACCCTGCCGGTGACAGCGAAGGCGGCGAACCTCCCGGACCTGCCGGCGCCGCTGGCCTCGGTCGCCCTACCCTTCCTGCCTGCCCTCCTCCTCGGAGGGCTGTTTGCGGCGCTTGTGGCAGGGCTGATCGGCATCCCCATCCTGCGGTTAAGCGGGCACTTCGTGGCCGTGGCCACCCTGGGCTTCCTGATCATCACCCGCGTGGTCTTGATCAACGCGGAAGCCTTCACCCGTGGCACGCGCACCTTCGCTGGCGTCCCACCCTACACCACGCTGAGCTGGGCGGCCCTATGGGCTGCTCTGAATGTTTACATCGCTTGGCGCCTCAAACACTCCACTTTAGGCCTGCAGATTCTGGCGGCGCGGGACGATCCGTGGGGCGCCCAGGGTGTCGGCGTGGCCATCGGGCGGGTGCGTTTGATCGCCTTCGGGATCAGCGCCTTTTTCACCGGGGTGGCTGGAGGGTTGTGGGCGCATTTCCTCACTGCTTTCTCCCCCAACGCGTTTTATTTCTCGAAAACTTTCGAGATCATCGTGATGATGATCGTGGGAGGAATGGGCAGCATCACCGGATCGATCGTAGGGACGTTGTTGGTGATGAGCGTGACCGAGCTGCTACGGAACCTGGAACCCGGGGTGACTGTGGGGACGTTCTCCATCGGCCCCCTTTACGGCTTAAGCCAGATCGGTCTGGCGGTGTTGCTCATCTTCCTGACCGCGTTCCGCCGCCAGGGGCTGCTGGGGGACCGCGAGTTCCGGCTGGAGGCCCTGATCGAACGGACGGAGGACTGGATCAGGGAATTCCGGGTTCCCTGGAAAGCCTCCTCCGTTCGAGAGGCAGATCCTTTTATGAGGAGGTAG
- a CDS encoding ABC transporter substrate-binding protein translates to MRPLRWFGVLFLILILAAAACAPGAAPTAAPTGPAAPASPTAAPATPAGGAPIRIGAPFNLTGGMASIDVPAANGARLAAEEINAAGGVLGRPIELLIRDTKTDPATAATVVTQLIEQDKVVAVIGFNDSDYVLAAGPICQRAGVPFITVGATSPRLPGQVGDMLFLAPFGDNVQAAVGAEFAFEKFGKTAYLLWDKGAEYTTVLAKYFKERFTELGGTIVLEDTYQSGDKDFSAQIAKVKALPQQPAFYYISALPDDVGTIVKQFRNAGINGPIVGGDGYDTPLLLQVAGPAAENVFFTTHSLLTADSPNERVRKFVAAYKQKYGTEPEAVFAALGYDTVYVLAEAIRRAGSTDGQAIKKALESIRDFPAVTGVINYSPQSHIPQKGVTVIEVKGGKFTLAAERVPQKVPAP, encoded by the coding sequence ATGCGCCCGCTGCGTTGGTTCGGTGTTTTGTTCCTGATTCTGATCCTTGCGGCAGCCGCCTGTGCGCCCGGAGCGGCTCCCACTGCCGCGCCGACCGGGCCCGCTGCGCCGGCCAGCCCGACCGCGGCACCGGCGACCCCCGCGGGCGGGGCCCCGATTCGAATCGGCGCCCCCTTCAACCTCACCGGAGGGATGGCTTCCATTGATGTGCCTGCCGCCAACGGCGCCCGCCTGGCCGCCGAAGAGATCAACGCGGCCGGCGGTGTGCTCGGCCGGCCCATCGAATTGCTCATCCGCGACACCAAGACCGACCCGGCCACGGCCGCCACCGTGGTCACCCAGCTGATCGAGCAGGATAAAGTAGTGGCGGTCATCGGTTTCAACGATTCCGACTACGTGCTGGCCGCCGGCCCCATCTGCCAGCGAGCCGGGGTCCCCTTCATCACCGTGGGAGCGACCTCTCCGCGCCTGCCCGGGCAGGTGGGGGACATGCTCTTCCTGGCCCCCTTCGGGGACAACGTGCAAGCGGCCGTGGGGGCCGAGTTCGCCTTCGAGAAATTCGGCAAGACCGCCTACCTGCTCTGGGACAAAGGTGCCGAATACACGACGGTGCTGGCCAAATACTTCAAGGAGCGCTTCACCGAGCTGGGTGGAACCATCGTGCTGGAAGATACCTATCAATCCGGGGATAAGGATTTCTCGGCCCAGATCGCTAAGGTGAAGGCGCTGCCTCAGCAGCCCGCCTTTTACTACATCTCGGCGCTACCGGATGACGTAGGGACGATCGTGAAGCAGTTCCGCAACGCGGGGATCAATGGCCCCATCGTGGGCGGCGACGGTTACGATACCCCGCTCCTCCTCCAGGTGGCCGGGCCGGCTGCGGAGAATGTGTTCTTCACCACCCACTCGCTGTTGACGGCGGACTCGCCGAATGAGCGGGTGCGCAAGTTCGTCGCCGCTTATAAGCAGAAATACGGCACGGAGCCGGAGGCAGTCTTCGCCGCCCTTGGCTATGACACGGTCTATGTGCTGGCCGAGGCCATCCGCCGCGCCGGCTCCACGGACGGCCAAGCGATCAAGAAGGCCCTGGAGAGCATCCGGGACTTCCCGGCCGTTACCGGGGTGATCAATTACTCCCCGCAATCCCATATCCCGCAGAAAGGCGTGACGGTCATCGAGGTTAAAGGCGGGAAGTTCACCCTGGCTGCTGAGCGCGTCCCGCAGAAGGTCCCCGCGCCCTGA
- a CDS encoding branched-chain amino acid ABC transporter permease, translating into MHAVGSLEFWIQQLINALGLGSQYALMAVGLAMVFAVMRLINFAHGTVMMGGAYIGLLLLQRGLPFPLVAAGTILGAAALGVLMERIAYRPIRGAPDVALLLNSFAVAVFLENIAVLLFSPRSRPFPMPALLTQVFHPWGDLFIPSIHLWAFGGALLALGGLAFFVTRTRIGLAMRAAAENPTAAQLMGIEVGKVTLLAFAIGSAMAGLAVLFWVAHIGTVQPGMGFEPVLKAFVACVIGGFGTIPGAVLGGYLLGALEIFLQGLLPSAVVGYRDALVYAVLIFLLLVRPGGVLGHGEAERI; encoded by the coding sequence ATGCATGCCGTCGGTTCTCTGGAGTTCTGGATCCAACAGCTGATCAACGCCCTGGGGCTGGGCAGCCAGTATGCTCTGATGGCCGTGGGCCTGGCGATGGTGTTTGCTGTGATGCGGCTGATCAACTTCGCCCACGGGACAGTGATGATGGGTGGCGCCTACATCGGCCTGCTCCTGCTCCAACGGGGCTTGCCTTTCCCCCTCGTCGCTGCGGGGACCATCCTTGGGGCAGCGGCCCTGGGCGTGTTAATGGAGCGGATCGCCTACCGGCCGATCCGAGGTGCTCCGGATGTGGCCCTGCTCCTCAACTCCTTCGCGGTGGCCGTGTTTCTGGAGAACATAGCAGTCCTGCTCTTCTCCCCACGGTCCCGTCCCTTCCCGATGCCGGCGCTGCTCACCCAGGTCTTTCATCCGTGGGGAGATCTTTTTATCCCCTCTATCCATCTGTGGGCTTTCGGCGGGGCGCTGCTGGCCCTGGGCGGGCTGGCTTTCTTTGTCACGCGCACTCGGATAGGGTTGGCGATGCGGGCAGCGGCGGAGAACCCCACCGCAGCCCAGTTGATGGGCATCGAGGTGGGGAAGGTCACCCTCCTGGCCTTCGCCATCGGCTCGGCGATGGCCGGCTTGGCCGTCCTGTTCTGGGTGGCCCACATCGGGACTGTCCAGCCCGGCATGGGTTTTGAGCCCGTGCTGAAAGCCTTCGTGGCCTGTGTCATCGGCGGGTTCGGGACAATCCCGGGGGCAGTGCTGGGGGGATATCTTCTGGGAGCCCTGGAGATCTTCTTGCAGGGGCTCTTGCCTTCCGCGGTGGTGGGCTATCGCGATGCACTGGTCTATGCTGTTCTGATCTTCCTGCTCTTGGTGCGCCCGGGTGGAGTGCTTGGCCATGGAGAAGCGGAGCGGATCTGA
- a CDS encoding glutamine synthetase family protein, with protein sequence MTPGKSEVLAVVRTHQIRYVRFIWCDNAGLIRAKAVHTAFLEDYLEGAGVGIAAAQQALPVMMDALASGSGLTPAGEVHMRADWSTFTPLPYAPGHARVFTDIYEGDAPWPHCPRSFLRRMIERAGRQGWRIMAAFENEFYLLRWDGDRLLPADNTVFAQTAALDAMAPVLEEITAALEAQGVLPEMIYAESGPGQFEMPIRYAEALRAADNQIIFRETVRAVARRHGLIASFVPKIFPDKAGSGAHLHFSLWRGDRNRTADPRRPNALSAEARAFIAGVLQHLPALMAFTTPSPNSFKRIRPRFWSGAFTCWGYGNREAAVRVPQPPAGRPITHIELKTVDPSCNPYLALGAVIAAGLDGLEKGLDPGEPVQVDPADLPEAERAARGIQPLPTSLGEAIAALEQDKVLLQALGPELARSYLAVRRAEWEAMKDLPHEEEVRILLERY encoded by the coding sequence ATGACGCCCGGGAAGAGCGAAGTTCTCGCCGTCGTTCGCACCCATCAGATCCGGTATGTTCGCTTCATCTGGTGCGACAACGCGGGTCTGATCCGGGCCAAGGCCGTTCATACGGCTTTCCTGGAGGACTATCTGGAGGGAGCCGGGGTGGGCATTGCTGCCGCCCAGCAGGCTCTCCCGGTGATGATGGATGCCCTCGCCTCGGGGTCCGGGCTCACCCCCGCCGGCGAGGTCCACATGCGGGCGGACTGGTCCACTTTCACCCCTTTACCATATGCTCCCGGTCACGCCCGCGTGTTCACGGATATCTACGAGGGAGATGCGCCATGGCCTCACTGTCCGCGCTCATTCCTTCGCCGGATGATCGAGCGGGCTGGGCGGCAGGGATGGCGTATCATGGCGGCCTTCGAGAACGAGTTCTACCTGCTCCGATGGGACGGGGATCGGCTGCTTCCCGCAGACAACACGGTGTTCGCCCAGACCGCCGCACTGGACGCCATGGCTCCGGTGCTGGAAGAGATCACCGCGGCCCTGGAGGCTCAGGGCGTCCTCCCGGAAATGATCTACGCGGAGTCCGGCCCGGGCCAGTTCGAGATGCCGATCCGCTACGCGGAGGCCCTGCGGGCGGCGGATAACCAGATCATCTTCCGAGAGACGGTGCGGGCTGTCGCCCGTCGTCATGGCCTCATCGCTTCCTTCGTCCCCAAGATCTTCCCGGACAAAGCCGGCAGCGGCGCCCATCTTCACTTCAGCTTGTGGCGGGGCGATCGCAACCGCACAGCGGACCCTCGCCGTCCCAATGCTCTCTCCGCCGAGGCCCGGGCATTCATCGCCGGCGTTCTCCAGCATCTGCCTGCTCTGATGGCTTTCACGACTCCGAGCCCCAACTCCTTTAAGCGGATCCGTCCGCGGTTCTGGAGCGGGGCCTTTACCTGTTGGGGCTACGGCAACCGCGAGGCCGCGGTGAGGGTCCCCCAGCCCCCTGCCGGTCGGCCCATCACCCACATCGAGCTGAAGACCGTGGATCCCTCTTGCAACCCTTACCTGGCCCTGGGGGCGGTGATCGCTGCTGGGTTGGACGGCTTGGAGAAAGGGCTCGACCCAGGCGAGCCGGTTCAGGTGGATCCGGCGGATCTCCCGGAGGCGGAACGGGCCGCCCGGGGAATCCAGCCTCTGCCGACGAGCCTGGGGGAGGCCATCGCTGCCCTGGAGCAAGATAAGGTCT
- a CDS encoding ABC transporter ATP-binding protein, producing MASTGSIHGSRTIQPGEYKKPAQQERGSAPLLEVEGLTKRFQGVIALKDYRLTLREGEILGVIGPNGAGKTTLINLLSGFLKPDEGSIRFRGRDLTRLAVHRIPALGIARTFQNIRLFPSLTALENVMVAMTVHHPPDLDSLLLGFGPGQRRAQRLRERAMDLLAQLGIAHLANRPAAALSYGDQRRVEIARALALEPSLLLLDEPTAGLHPEESEALVEQLRRLHQERSVAIVMVAHDMPVVMRFCPRLHVLSSGTLLAEGTPEEIRNNPLVLEAFLGRARHPGAA from the coding sequence ATGGCGTCGACGGGTTCCATCCATGGATCTCGGACGATTCAACCTGGCGAGTATAAAAAGCCAGCCCAGCAGGAAAGAGGATCAGCTCCTCTGCTGGAAGTAGAAGGGCTGACCAAGCGTTTTCAGGGCGTGATCGCCTTAAAGGACTATCGCCTGACCCTCCGGGAGGGTGAGATCCTGGGGGTGATCGGGCCCAACGGAGCGGGCAAGACCACGCTGATCAATCTCCTGAGCGGCTTCCTGAAGCCGGATGAGGGGTCCATTCGCTTTCGCGGTCGAGATCTCACCCGATTGGCTGTCCATCGGATCCCGGCGCTGGGGATCGCTCGCACGTTCCAGAACATCCGCTTGTTCCCCTCCCTGACAGCCCTGGAGAACGTCATGGTGGCCATGACCGTTCATCATCCGCCTGACCTGGATTCGCTCTTGCTTGGCTTTGGGCCGGGGCAGCGGCGGGCTCAAAGGCTGCGTGAGCGGGCGATGGATCTTCTGGCACAGCTGGGGATCGCTCACCTCGCCAATCGGCCTGCCGCGGCCCTCTCATATGGGGATCAGCGGCGGGTGGAGATCGCCCGCGCCCTGGCTCTGGAGCCATCCCTCCTGCTTCTGGACGAGCCCACAGCCGGCCTTCACCCGGAGGAGAGCGAGGCGCTGGTGGAGCAGCTGCGCCGTCTTCATCAAGAGCGCAGCGTGGCCATTGTGATGGTGGCCCATGACATGCCGGTGGTGATGCGCTTCTGCCCGCGCCTTCACGTGCTGAGCTCCGGGACACTGCTGGCCGAGGGGACGCCGGAGGAGATCCGCAACAACCCTCTGGTGCTGGAGGCCTTCCTTGGGCGAGCCCGCCATCCTGGAGCTGCGTGA
- a CDS encoding ABC transporter ATP-binding protein: protein MGEPAILELREIDAAYGAIRALHGLSLQVKPGEVVALLGPNGAGKTTTLRVISGLLRPARGQVFYKGSEITGRPPAAIARMGIIQCPEGRQVFKNLTVEENLWLGAYRLRDPGRERRNLEWVLQLFPVLKERLNQRAGLLSGGQQQMLAIARALMAEPEVLLLDEPSLGLAPRVVEEVFEALARLKAQGLTMLIVEQNAEKALGLADRAYVLEAGRLVLADSAARLRENPHLVRIYLGR, encoded by the coding sequence TTGGGCGAGCCCGCCATCCTGGAGCTGCGTGAGATCGATGCGGCCTACGGAGCGATCCGAGCTTTACACGGCCTTTCGTTGCAAGTAAAGCCCGGGGAGGTGGTGGCCTTGCTGGGGCCCAACGGGGCAGGCAAAACCACTACCCTGCGGGTGATCTCTGGACTGCTGCGCCCTGCCCGGGGTCAGGTTTTCTATAAGGGCAGCGAAATCACAGGGCGACCACCAGCGGCCATCGCCCGGATGGGAATCATCCAGTGTCCGGAAGGTCGTCAGGTGTTCAAGAACCTCACGGTAGAGGAGAACCTGTGGCTGGGCGCTTACCGGTTGCGGGATCCCGGACGGGAGCGTCGGAACCTGGAATGGGTGCTCCAGCTTTTCCCCGTCTTGAAGGAGCGCCTGAACCAGCGGGCAGGGCTGCTCTCCGGGGGACAGCAGCAGATGTTAGCCATCGCCCGGGCGCTGATGGCGGAGCCGGAGGTTCTGCTTCTGGATGAACCCTCCCTGGGGCTGGCACCCCGGGTGGTCGAGGAGGTGTTTGAGGCCCTGGCCCGGCTGAAGGCCCAGGGGTTGACCATGCTCATCGTCGAGCAGAACGCCGAGAAGGCCCTGGGCTTAGCCGATCGGGCCTATGTGCTGGAGGCCGGGCGCCTGGTTCTGGCCGATTCGGCCGCCCGCCTGCGGGAGAACCCTCATCTGGTGCGGATCTATCTGGGACGCTGA
- a CDS encoding ParB/RepB/Spo0J family partition protein, with the protein MSREIPAEIQQLAQQVEADGGVVWAVYPDPYGGRWQLLVELPLDRVEPTPYQRDLSPHHVERLKAVIRAIGRFIDPIVAIRTPDGRYWTPNGNHRREAMFRLGARRITAILIPDPAVAYHILGLNTEKAHNLREKALEVLRMYRTLREEHPEDPERAFAFQFEEAHLITLGILYDRKERFAGAGYVPILRKVDGFLDMPLREALGERERRAQVIEAIDAMLEPILEALHERGIRYPFLKQAVLSQVNPIRRKRIVTMSFDEVMARIREGLSRYNVEAVTAEELAQIAAEAEE; encoded by the coding sequence ATGTCCCGGGAGATCCCGGCGGAGATCCAGCAGCTGGCCCAGCAGGTGGAGGCGGATGGGGGCGTGGTGTGGGCGGTTTATCCGGATCCCTATGGCGGCCGCTGGCAGCTCCTGGTGGAGCTGCCGTTGGACCGCGTGGAGCCCACCCCCTATCAGCGGGATCTCTCTCCCCATCACGTGGAGCGCTTGAAAGCGGTGATCCGGGCGATCGGTCGTTTCATCGACCCCATCGTCGCGATCCGAACCCCGGACGGCCGCTACTGGACCCCTAACGGCAACCATCGGCGGGAGGCGATGTTCCGGCTTGGCGCCCGCCGGATCACAGCCATCCTGATCCCGGATCCCGCAGTGGCTTATCACATCCTCGGTCTGAACACAGAGAAAGCCCACAACCTTCGGGAGAAGGCGCTGGAGGTTCTCCGGATGTATCGAACCCTGCGGGAGGAGCATCCGGAGGACCCGGAGCGGGCCTTCGCTTTCCAGTTTGAGGAAGCGCATCTCATCACCCTGGGGATCCTGTATGATCGCAAGGAGCGGTTCGCCGGCGCGGGCTACGTCCCCATCCTCCGCAAGGTGGATGGTTTCCTGGACATGCCGTTGCGGGAAGCGCTCGGAGAACGGGAGCGCCGGGCCCAGGTGATCGAAGCCATCGACGCGATGCTGGAACCCATCCTGGAAGCCCTGCACGAGCGGGGCATCCGCTATCCCTTCCTGAAGCAGGCGGTGCTCTCTCAGGTCAACCCCATCCGTCGCAAGCGGATCGTGACCATGTCCTTCGACGAGGTCATGGCCCGCATCCGGGAGGGGCTCTCTCGCTACAACGTGGAAGCGGTGACGGCGGAGGAGCTCGCCCAGATCGCGGCGGAAGCGGAGGAGTGA